DNA sequence from the Pseudoglutamicibacter cumminsii genome:
CGGCACCCGTGACCGGCCATATGAACGGATCCGCAACGGGCTGCAGATTCGCGTTCGTATCCATCTGCAAATTAGAAGACGCCAGCTCCTCGTTGACCAACTGAGTCTGGGCATCCGTGATCGGGGCTCTGAACTTCACAAGCAAACCGCCCAAGCCCATCCGCTGATGCGTCCCCTCAAGCGCAGACGAAGGAATCACAACAATCGGGCGCGCGCCCACGCCCTTCGGCTGATACACATGAGCCTGGATACGATGCTCAGTCATCGGGGCCCACAGCGGCCACCGCATATTCAGAGACGAAACACCGACCTCCGTGTCAGCATGCTCACCCACGTCGATGCCTTCGTCAGCCGGGTTCATACTGAACTCGCCCAAACGGATCTTTCCGTCCGCAGCAACATACTGCGGGTCGAACACCAAAGCCTGCCCTTCACGCAAAGCCTGCTCAGCGGCCTCGTCCTCACCCCACAGCGGGCTCGGCATCGTCTCGGGACGCTCCGGATCCACAACCACAACAGTCTGCGTCGGATATCTCAAATCAACAGCAGTCACGACGCCCGTAGCGCTACCGCCGCACTTAGACTTCTGCTCACGAGTCAGATCGCCAACCTGTTTCGACAGCGCACCCACACGGCCATCAAGAGTCGGGTTCATAGGGATAGGCAAACTACACAGACTGCCCTCCGGATACAGCGGATACAGCTCCGTGCACGAACTCGAGAACTGCGTAGCGCACGTCGGCAACGGCTGGTAAACCTCCCAGCCGCGCTCGGCCTGAGGAGCCCCTGGAACCTGCGCGATATCAGCGATCTTCGTGTGAACGCCCGCCGCGCCACCCGCGTAAATACCCTCGCTCGCCGCCAGCTTCTCAACCGTGATCGTGCGGCCTTCAACCTGACCCTGCGTCAACGCTTTACGTTCCAAAGTGGTCCGGTCGTCCACCGCAACCCAACCAGTGCGGTCATCCGGAGCCAACGCATCCATCGACGGCTCAATCAACGACGCCTTCGTCACCGCAAGCAAAACAATCCCATACACACCCGCCACCGTGATCGAAACGACCACAGCCAAAACCGGGACAGAACGGCCCCGACGACGGCTAAGATCACGCACCGAAAGACGAAGCGCAAACGGCAAATGGCGGTCCCACTTAGAAAACGAACTCACCATCGATGGGATCAAAAACATGACGCCAGCAAGCATGAAGAACAACGCCAACAGCTGGCTACCACCCAGCATGACCCGCGCGCCCTGCAACTGCTCATCCGTCTCAATCGACAAGCCACGGATCGTCAACGCGATAGACGCAATCAAACCAGTGATCAGCAACGTCCAGCCGCCCCACTGACTCAACGGACGCACCGGCTGAACCTCGGCCACCGACGACGCATTGGCAAACACACGGCGCGAAGCCCTGACACCAACCCACCACGACGTCACAGATGCCGCCAACAAAGCCAAAACCGCGGTAAAGAAAATCTCACCCCACGGAACATGCGGACCAAACACAACAACATGCCGCGTCTCAGCCGCACCAATCCACAGCCAACCCGCCAAAGCGCCCACAGCGCCACCCAGCACCGCGCCCACAGTTCCACACGCGATACCCACCCACAGCACCACGCGACGCAAAACACCAGGCTCAGCGCCCATCGTCGACAACTGACGCAGCAACGTGCCCTGCCGTCGTACAGAAATAGTCAACGCGAAACCGCTCAGCAGAATCGCTTCAGAGAAAGCGACAACCGCCAGAATCCCTACCGGGAGCGCCTGCTCCGCACCCATCACGCTACTGAGCGGATACCGCAGATCGAACGGCTTCTTATCCGTCGCATGGCCGAATTCATCCACCACTGGACGGAACAACGCAGGGACATCCGCGCGGTCATAAGCAAGGAACTGCGCGTACGTGTCCGGGACGTCACCGCTCAAGTACAAGCGCTGCGTGCCCTTACCGGAGAGCTTCTTCGCAATCGCGCTGCCCTCCTGCACGAACAACGTCGGCACAGAGCTCGGTTCAAGCCGCAAAATATTGCTCAGTTGCGGCCAGCCTTCAGCATTATCCGAGACCTGGCCCGTGATGGTGAACGTCTGATACGTCCCCTGCTGCCCAGTGCGGCTCGGATCGAGGATGCCTACCTGCCCCTCAGCTGTAGTGGTTTTCCCACGCGCCTCCGCACGCTCACGTGCCTGATCAAGGAGCTTCGCAAGCTGCGGGGTCAC
Encoded proteins:
- a CDS encoding FtsX-like permease family protein, with amino-acid sequence MKTTESRSLTVANPRRSFKYSAWRLAKRIIYRNPLRHAIIAFLVAIPVFLVGAIGTLFYSASKPSPTEYANRVLSGFDGVLIDLSDPTFNAAQAMTLNADGDSESHAAAPGPNPEEDQRSSTFPAPANPNIRLNTQKLESMGIDAEQAAKEARNHALCGEPPCDLTAAIPPGVSVTTVETVSVELLGMGQYSTVQTVIADFRNPKLLGKDGRFSLLDGAVADPEADEVMVTPQLAKLLDQARERAEARGKTTTAEGQVGILDPSRTGQQGTYQTFTITGQVSDNAEGWPQLSNILRLEPSSVPTLFVQEGSAIAKKLSGKGTQRLYLSGDVPDTYAQFLAYDRADVPALFRPVVDEFGHATDKKPFDLRYPLSSVMGAEQALPVGILAVVAFSEAILLSGFALTISVRRQGTLLRQLSTMGAEPGVLRRVVLWVGIACGTVGAVLGGAVGALAGWLWIGAAETRHVVVFGPHVPWGEIFFTAVLALLAASVTSWWVGVRASRRVFANASSVAEVQPVRPLSQWGGWTLLITGLIASIALTIRGLSIETDEQLQGARVMLGGSQLLALFFMLAGVMFLIPSMVSSFSKWDRHLPFALRLSVRDLSRRRGRSVPVLAVVVSITVAGVYGIVLLAVTKASLIEPSMDALAPDDRTGWVAVDDRTTLERKALTQGQVEGRTITVEKLAASEGIYAGGAAGVHTKIADIAQVPGAPQAERGWEVYQPLPTCATQFSSSCTELYPLYPEGSLCSLPIPMNPTLDGRVGALSKQVGDLTREQKSKCGGSATGVVTAVDLRYPTQTVVVVDPERPETMPSPLWGEDEAAEQALREGQALVFDPQYVAADGKIRLGEFSMNPADEGIDVGEHADTEVGVSSLNMRWPLWAPMTEHRIQAHVYQPKGVGARPIVVIPSSALEGTHQRMGLGGLLVKFRAPITDAQTQLVNEELASSNLQMDTNANLQPVADPFIWPVTGAAALMIVTVASLTAGIGVTDARRDQLLVLVMGSTGVLRRGFSAIQAFLLSTLGVLLGIVVALPPLMGYGLVELYTLSWIPWPQLLALLLAVPVGSTLVGWLLVPRLPSQRV